A stretch of Thermodesulfovibrionales bacterium DNA encodes these proteins:
- a CDS encoding GTP-binding protein — MAKAKFERVKPHVNVGTIGHVDHGKTTLTAAITKVLAMKGQAQ; from the coding sequence ATGGCAAAGGCAAAGTTTGAGCGGGTAAAGCCTCATGTAAACGTAGGGACGATAGGGCACGTAGACCATGGGAAGACGACATTGACGGCAGCGATCACGAAGGTACTGGCGATGAAGGGTCAGGCGCAGTA
- the fusA gene encoding elongation factor G, with the protein MSRFPLEKTRNIGIMAHIDAGKTTTTERILYYTGVTYKIGEVHDGTAVMDWMVQEQERGITITSAATTCSWKDFRINIIDTPGHVDFTIEVERSLRVLDGAVAAFDSVAGVEPQSETVWRQANKYGVPRIAFMNKMDRVGADFFMSVKTMVDRLGANPVPIQIPIGAEDRFRGSIDLVRMKGIYFDDETLGAKYVEDAVPEDLLPQAQEYREKMIEALSDIDEGIMEKFLGGEDVAEEEIKNAIRKGTIELKLTPVICGSAFKNKGVQLLLDAIVDYLPSPLDVPPVTGKSPSDDSEVMRMAGDGEPFSALAFKVMTDPYVGQLTFIRVYSGVLSAGSYVYNSTKDTKERVGRLLRMHANKREEIKEVAAGDIAAAVGLKSTLTGDTLCDEKSPVILESIEFPEPVISVAIEPKTKADQEKLSQSLAKLAQEDPSFRVSFNEETGQTIISGMGELHLEIIVDRLVREFKVGANVGKPQVAYRETIRMATKAEGKFVRQSGGRGQYGHVLIELEPVEAGKGFEFVNKVVGGAIPREYIPAVEKGIKEALDTGVLAGYPVVDVKATLYDGSYHEVDSSEMAFKIAGSMAFKDGAKKAKPVLLEPIMSVEVVTPEEYMGDVMGDLNSRRGRIQSMEKRGNAQIIRAEVPLSEMFGYATDLRSKTQGRATYTMQFSHYEDVPKGIADAIIAKVKGE; encoded by the coding sequence TTGTCGAGATTTCCCTTAGAGAAGACGCGCAATATTGGTATCATGGCCCACATAGATGCCGGAAAGACCACGACTACCGAGAGGATCCTCTACTACACAGGAGTTACTTATAAAATAGGCGAGGTCCATGACGGCACTGCTGTTATGGACTGGATGGTGCAGGAGCAGGAGAGAGGCATCACCATCACCTCGGCTGCGACCACGTGTTCCTGGAAAGACTTCAGGATAAACATCATCGACACTCCGGGGCACGTTGACTTTACCATCGAGGTCGAGAGGTCATTACGGGTCCTTGATGGCGCCGTAGCAGCATTCGATTCTGTCGCTGGGGTGGAGCCGCAGTCTGAGACCGTCTGGAGACAGGCCAACAAATATGGTGTCCCGCGAATCGCTTTCATGAATAAGATGGACAGGGTGGGTGCAGATTTTTTCATGAGTGTGAAGACGATGGTTGACCGTCTTGGCGCAAATCCCGTTCCGATACAGATCCCGATTGGGGCCGAAGATAGATTCAGAGGGTCCATAGACCTGGTGCGCATGAAGGGGATCTACTTTGATGATGAGACCCTCGGGGCAAAATATGTCGAAGATGCCGTACCTGAAGATCTCCTTCCTCAGGCGCAGGAGTACAGGGAAAAGATGATCGAGGCATTGTCCGACATAGACGAAGGAATCATGGAAAAGTTCCTCGGAGGCGAGGATGTGGCGGAAGAGGAGATCAAGAATGCGATCAGAAAGGGTACCATTGAACTGAAACTGACTCCGGTAATCTGCGGCTCTGCATTCAAGAACAAGGGAGTGCAGCTTCTCCTTGATGCGATTGTGGACTATCTTCCTTCCCCCCTCGATGTCCCTCCGGTGACAGGGAAAAGCCCTTCCGATGATTCCGAGGTGATGAGAATGGCCGGTGATGGAGAACCATTCTCAGCCCTTGCCTTTAAGGTGATGACGGATCCCTATGTTGGGCAGCTCACCTTTATAAGGGTATACTCCGGCGTCCTCAGTGCCGGTTCCTATGTCTATAATTCCACAAAGGATACGAAAGAAAGGGTCGGTAGACTTTTGCGGATGCATGCCAACAAGCGTGAGGAGATCAAGGAGGTAGCTGCCGGCGATATTGCGGCGGCTGTCGGACTGAAAAGCACCCTTACCGGCGATACCCTCTGCGACGAGAAGTCGCCCGTGATCCTCGAGTCGATAGAATTCCCTGAACCTGTTATATCCGTAGCGATTGAGCCGAAGACAAAGGCCGACCAAGAGAAACTTTCCCAGTCCCTCGCAAAGCTTGCCCAGGAGGACCCTTCGTTCAGGGTCTCTTTCAATGAAGAGACGGGCCAGACGATTATCTCCGGTATGGGAGAGCTTCATCTCGAGATCATCGTAGACAGGCTGGTTAGGGAGTTTAAGGTCGGTGCGAATGTCGGTAAGCCTCAGGTCGCCTACCGGGAGACGATCAGGATGGCGACGAAAGCGGAAGGGAAGTTTGTACGACAGAGCGGAGGCCGCGGACAGTACGGGCATGTGTTGATCGAGCTCGAACCGGTGGAGGCGGGAAAGGGATTTGAGTTCGTCAACAAGGTGGTCGGCGGTGCGATACCGCGCGAGTATATACCTGCAGTCGAAAAGGGGATCAAGGAAGCCCTCGATACCGGAGTGCTTGCCGGATATCCTGTGGTAGATGTGAAGGCAACCCTTTACGACGGTTCATACCATGAGGTGGATTCTTCTGAGATGGCCTTTAAGATTGCCGGTTCCATGGCGTTCAAGGACGGCGCAAAGAAGGCCAAGCCCGTTCTCCTTGAACCTATCATGAGCGTGGAGGTGGTGACGCCGGAAGAATATATGGGTGATGTCATGGGAGACCTTAATTCGCGCCGGGGCAGGATACAGTCGATGGAAAAAAGGGGGAATGCCCAGATTATCAGGGCTGAGGTGCCTCTTTCAGAGATGTTCGGATATGCGACTGATCTCAGGTCAAAGACCCAGGGAAGAGCAACATACACCATGCAATTCTCCCATTATGAAGATGTGCCGAAGGGTATAGCTGATGCGATAATCGCAAAGGTTAAAGGAGAATAA
- the rpsG gene encoding 30S ribosomal protein S7, translated as MPRRRVAEKREILPDPKYNSKLLSKFINVMLEDGKKSTAERITYGAFDIIKEKTGNDPLKVFKTAIENVKPVLEVKPRRVGGATYQVPIEIRPQRRAALAFRWIINYSRARNEKTMRERLAGELVDAFNNTGASIKKREDTHRMAEANKAFAHYRW; from the coding sequence ATGCCGAGAAGACGAGTTGCAGAGAAGAGAGAGATACTTCCCGATCCGAAATATAACAGTAAGTTGCTGAGTAAATTTATTAATGTCATGCTAGAGGACGGCAAGAAGTCCACAGCCGAAAGGATCACCTATGGAGCCTTTGATATTATAAAGGAAAAGACGGGGAATGACCCCCTTAAGGTTTTCAAGACAGCCATCGAGAATGTCAAGCCCGTTCTCGAGGTGAAGCCCCGGCGGGTCGGCGGTGCAACCTATCAGGTGCCGATCGAGATTCGGCCTCAGCGGAGGGCTGCCCTTGCCTTCAGATGGATTATCAACTATTCCCGGGCAAGGAACGAAAAGACAATGCGAGAGAGGCTGGCAGGGGAATTGGTTGACGCATTTAATAATACGGGAGCTTCCATAAAGAAAAGAGAAGACACCCACCGCATGGCTGAGGCCAACAAGGCCTTTGCACATTATAGATGGTAA
- the rpsL gene encoding 30S ribosomal protein S12, with translation MPTIAQLVRQGRKAVERKTKSPALKNCPQKRGVCVRVYTTTPKKPNSALRKVARVRLTNGMEVTAYIPGVGHNLQEHSIVMIRGGRVKDLPGVRYHIVRGTLDSVGVADRRRGRSKYGSKRPK, from the coding sequence GTGCCGACAATAGCCCAACTAGTGAGACAGGGACGAAAGGCAGTGGAGAGGAAAACCAAGAGTCCTGCTCTCAAGAACTGCCCCCAAAAGCGAGGCGTATGCGTGAGGGTTTATACGACCACACCGAAGAAGCCGAACTCAGCCTTGAGAAAGGTGGCAAGGGTAAGGCTGACAAACGGTATGGAGGTGACTGCCTATATCCCTGGCGTTGGACATAATCTGCAGGAACATTCGATTGTCATGATACGTGGTGGCAGGGTAAAGGACCTCCCCGGGGTGAGATACCACATTGTCAGGGGCACTCTCGATTCTGTCGGAGTTGCAGACAGAAGGCGAGGAAGATCAAAATACGGGTCGAAGAGGCCAAAGTAG
- a CDS encoding RNA methyltransferase, giving the protein MSGEGPSILFSYTIKSVIVFIDAMREQATIVSTSNPHVKEALVIKEKRSRYRHHAFLVEGPHLVDMAIGSGAVIKKVFFTEDYLSQRGGVHRLRNVRDRGALLFRISRQILSTLADTETPQGIIALVSYHPSALDMIPEKDIPLLVVIDRIQDPGNLGTVIRTSDAAGADALIILPGTCDAYMPKVIRATAGSIFNIPLVYTDAASLTAHLRGKAIKLLVTDAHASESIYDADLSRPLALVFGNETEGASKKMKEQADALIKIPIFGRAESLNVALSAAIFLFEAVRQRKGRS; this is encoded by the coding sequence ATGTCAGGAGAGGGGCCGTCGATCCTTTTTTCTTATACCATCAAAAGTGTTATAGTGTTTATCGATGCCATGAGAGAACAAGCGACTATCGTCAGCACATCAAATCCTCATGTTAAAGAGGCCCTCGTCATCAAGGAAAAGAGGAGCAGATACCGTCATCATGCTTTCCTTGTGGAAGGGCCTCACCTTGTCGATATGGCGATAGGGTCGGGAGCGGTTATAAAGAAGGTCTTTTTTACCGAGGACTATCTTTCACAACGGGGAGGGGTGCATCGGTTGCGGAACGTCAGAGACAGAGGCGCGCTCTTGTTTCGGATCAGCAGACAGATTCTTTCGACACTTGCAGATACCGAAACACCACAGGGCATTATCGCTCTGGTTTCTTACCATCCCTCAGCCCTCGACATGATTCCGGAAAAGGATATTCCCCTTCTTGTCGTTATCGACAGGATCCAGGATCCAGGTAACCTCGGGACCGTTATCCGGACCTCTGATGCGGCAGGCGCTGATGCACTCATAATCCTGCCGGGGACTTGTGACGCCTATATGCCGAAGGTGATACGGGCAACTGCAGGGAGTATCTTCAATATCCCCCTTGTGTACACAGATGCCGCTTCCTTAACAGCACATCTCAGGGGAAAGGCGATAAAACTCCTCGTGACCGATGCCCACGCATCCGAAAGCATCTATGATGCCGACCTTTCAAGACCTCTTGCCCTTGTCTTTGGAAACGAAACCGAAGGGGCTAGCAAGAAAATGAAGGAACAGGCAGACGCCCTGATAAAAATACCCATATTCGGCAGGGCCGAAAGCCTGAACGTAGCACTTTCTGCTGCCATATTCCTCTTCGAGGCTGTCAGGCAGAGGAAAGGGCGTTCCTGA
- a CDS encoding sodium:solute symporter family protein — translation MNLSLLDWTIILLYMIASLLIGLYFTKRASSSMSEFFISGRNLPWWLAGTSMVATSFSADTPLYVTGLVRQHGIYENWQWWCFILSGMMSVFFFARLWRRLGVLTDVELITIRYSGRSASMLRGFKAIYFSAVIHTIIKAQIILAMAKILDVSMGWGKWESILAASSVTLAYAMLSGYWGVVTTDFFQFIIAMIGAIVLAAASVNSVGGISVMKTHLDQRALGFFPPLDEGFFGMACMTFLGYIGLSWWSKYSSDGGGVIVQRMSSCRDEKQSLYATLYFNVANYALRTWPWVLAALASLVLYPQVEDHEAVYPQMMVNLLPSGLRGLMLASFFAAFMSSLSTYLNLSSAYFVNDFYRPFLKKVAPERHYVNVARLSTLVLSLLTAVITYYTTSIVGVFKFLIAFGSGTGLVYIMRWFWWRINAWSEISAMLASTLLTILAYTHSSLSDAPYYIKLIMIIGGSTAVWLLVTYLTKPTEERKLIEFFRKTSPGGGGWRPIEKLLDEPKNGSNLDDALKGWLWGCIFIIGLTIGSGKLILGYYLSGSLWLLGALAGGLVIYRRLAEGKSILG, via the coding sequence ATGAATCTTTCCTTGCTTGATTGGACGATTATTCTCCTCTATATGATCGCCTCTCTCCTCATCGGCCTCTATTTTACAAAGAGGGCGTCGTCAAGTATGAGCGAATTCTTCATCTCAGGAAGAAATCTCCCCTGGTGGCTCGCAGGGACCTCGATGGTTGCGACGAGCTTCTCTGCCGATACCCCCCTCTATGTGACGGGCCTCGTGAGGCAGCATGGTATTTATGAGAACTGGCAGTGGTGGTGCTTTATTCTTTCGGGGATGATGTCTGTCTTCTTCTTCGCCCGGCTCTGGCGCAGGCTCGGTGTTTTAACGGACGTTGAGCTCATTACGATCCGCTACTCCGGTAGATCGGCCTCGATGCTCAGGGGCTTCAAGGCGATCTACTTCTCTGCGGTGATCCATACGATCATCAAGGCACAGATCATCCTTGCCATGGCAAAGATCCTTGATGTGAGCATGGGTTGGGGTAAGTGGGAGAGCATTCTCGCGGCGAGCTCAGTTACCCTCGCCTATGCCATGCTATCAGGCTACTGGGGTGTGGTCACAACCGATTTTTTTCAGTTCATTATCGCTATGATCGGGGCAATCGTCCTTGCCGCCGCATCTGTCAACTCAGTTGGAGGCATCTCCGTCATGAAGACCCATCTTGATCAAAGGGCCCTCGGTTTTTTCCCGCCCCTGGACGAGGGTTTCTTCGGCATGGCCTGTATGACATTCCTTGGCTATATCGGGTTAAGCTGGTGGTCAAAATATTCTTCAGACGGCGGGGGGGTAATTGTCCAGAGGATGTCATCGTGCAGGGACGAGAAACAGAGCCTGTACGCAACCCTCTATTTCAATGTGGCGAATTATGCCCTTCGAACATGGCCGTGGGTTCTCGCGGCACTTGCATCGCTCGTTCTTTACCCTCAGGTCGAAGACCACGAGGCCGTCTATCCGCAGATGATGGTCAACCTCCTGCCGTCAGGGCTGAGGGGACTGATGCTCGCTTCCTTTTTTGCGGCATTTATGTCCTCCCTAAGCACCTACCTGAATCTCTCGTCAGCCTATTTTGTGAACGATTTTTATCGGCCTTTTCTGAAGAAGGTTGCTCCTGAAAGACACTACGTGAATGTGGCCCGCCTTTCCACCCTCGTCCTCTCTCTTCTAACAGCGGTGATCACATACTACACAACATCAATCGTGGGTGTTTTTAAATTCCTGATTGCCTTTGGTTCGGGCACAGGACTTGTTTACATCATGAGGTGGTTCTGGTGGCGGATAAATGCATGGAGCGAGATCTCGGCTATGCTCGCCTCGACTCTTCTTACAATACTTGCCTATACCCATTCATCACTGAGCGATGCCCCTTACTACATTAAGCTCATCATGATCATTGGGGGATCAACGGCAGTCTGGCTTTTGGTGACGTATCTCACGAAACCTACGGAGGAACGAAAGCTCATCGAGTTTTTCAGAAAGACATCACCCGGCGGGGGAGGATGGAGACCGATCGAGAAACTCCTCGATGAACCAAAGAACGGCAGCAATCTCGATGATGCTCTCAAGGGCTGGTTGTGGGGCTGCATCTTTATCATTGGGCTGACGATCGGAAGCGGAAAGCTCATCCTCGGCTATTATCTGTCAGGCTCTCTCTGGCTCCTGGGTGCTTTGGCAGGCGGATTGGTCATATACAGGAGACTCGCCGAGGGGAAAAGTATTCTGGGATAG
- a CDS encoding glycosyltransferase family 39 protein, whose protein sequence is MILYTMPKAISQLDTGLFFLINQHLRNSFFDAVMPFITHWSYLIILPLLFAVFLRDKKDGLVIFVVASCSLLLADVAGSAVKHLIQRPRPCDVLENVHLLVGCGKAFSMPSNHATNSFAFAFPFVVMSGSRLRYLFAVVAALVCYSRVYVGAHYPADVLIGALLGSLMSMSVVYLYRWSERRFRDRPYTTVLMVFFLALSLFRTYFILDGPLDLSPDEAHYWEWSRRLDLSYYSKGPLIAYLIAAGTSLMGDTVFGVRFLAIVFSTLTSILLYRLGREFYGETTGTASALLFQVIPLYAPFGVIFTIDSPFLFFWVLSLYLFWKAIDHERCQQDGKLQGAGNSGSPLSGQLRSWLLLGLSIGLGLLTKYTMVFFIFSAFLFLIFSGEKRALLRTGLPYLSILAAFVVFSPVLIWNAQNGWVTIKHTAGQAHVAEGLRISIESFLEFVGSQLGVITPAMLVMMTYAIFRGYPSALSAPSAFLFWFSVPIVLFFVLKSLQAKVQANWAMTGYITGIIAFSELYVSRWKQNSPGKKRLVIIAVAFALALTAVAHFPATFSIPVKLDPSARLRGWQELGNEVAAIYSAMAGTGKVFIFSDSYQTSSELAFYVKGHPVTYCANLGRRMNQYDLWPGFHHLIHYDGIFVTIGDVDLDPRIREAFQAFDKRLLKVNDKGRPLREYSIFICRDFRGMRKEAIGSY, encoded by the coding sequence GTGATATTATATACCATGCCGAAGGCGATATCACAACTCGACACTGGGTTATTCTTCCTGATTAATCAGCACCTTCGGAACAGTTTCTTCGATGCGGTGATGCCGTTTATCACACACTGGTCCTATCTCATCATCCTTCCCCTTCTTTTCGCAGTCTTCTTAAGAGACAAGAAAGATGGCCTCGTAATCTTTGTTGTGGCCTCCTGCTCGCTGCTCCTCGCTGATGTTGCGGGCAGCGCCGTCAAGCATCTCATACAGAGACCGAGACCCTGCGATGTCCTGGAAAACGTTCACCTCCTTGTCGGGTGCGGCAAGGCCTTTTCGATGCCCTCAAACCACGCCACAAACTCCTTTGCTTTTGCTTTCCCTTTCGTTGTCATGTCCGGGAGTCGTCTGAGATACCTCTTCGCCGTTGTTGCCGCTCTCGTCTGCTATTCGCGGGTCTATGTCGGTGCTCATTATCCGGCTGACGTTCTTATCGGTGCACTCCTCGGATCACTCATGTCTATGTCTGTTGTCTATCTCTACCGGTGGTCGGAGAGGAGATTCAGAGATCGGCCTTACACCACGGTCCTCATGGTATTCTTTCTTGCTCTCAGCCTGTTCAGGACATACTTCATCCTCGACGGCCCCCTCGATCTCAGCCCCGACGAGGCCCACTACTGGGAATGGTCACGGAGGCTCGATCTGAGCTATTACTCCAAGGGGCCTCTGATCGCCTACCTCATTGCTGCCGGCACATCCCTCATGGGCGATACCGTCTTCGGCGTTCGATTCCTTGCAATCGTCTTTTCGACCCTTACGAGCATTCTTCTCTACAGGCTCGGCAGAGAGTTTTATGGTGAAACGACAGGCACGGCATCGGCATTGCTCTTTCAGGTGATTCCCCTCTACGCCCCTTTTGGCGTGATCTTCACCATAGATTCGCCGTTTCTCTTTTTTTGGGTGCTCTCGTTGTATCTCTTCTGGAAGGCGATAGACCATGAAAGGTGTCAGCAGGATGGAAAGCTTCAGGGTGCCGGAAACTCTGGTTCTCCGCTGTCAGGGCAGCTCCGCTCTTGGCTCCTGCTTGGGCTCTCAATAGGCCTCGGTCTGCTCACGAAATACACGATGGTCTTTTTCATCTTCTCCGCATTCCTTTTCCTGATCTTTTCCGGAGAGAAAAGGGCGCTCCTCAGAACCGGTCTCCCCTATCTTTCCATCCTCGCGGCTTTTGTCGTTTTTTCCCCCGTGCTCATCTGGAACGCACAGAATGGCTGGGTGACGATAAAACATACCGCCGGTCAGGCCCACGTGGCAGAGGGCCTGAGGATATCGATAGAGAGCTTTCTTGAATTTGTCGGCTCACAACTCGGCGTCATAACACCTGCCATGCTGGTTATGATGACGTATGCCATCTTCAGGGGTTATCCCTCTGCGTTGAGCGCCCCGTCTGCCTTCCTCTTCTGGTTTTCCGTCCCCATCGTTCTCTTTTTTGTCCTGAAGAGCCTCCAGGCAAAGGTCCAGGCGAACTGGGCAATGACGGGTTATATCACCGGGATCATCGCCTTCTCAGAGCTCTACGTCAGCCGGTGGAAGCAGAACAGTCCAGGGAAGAAGAGGCTCGTCATAATCGCAGTTGCCTTTGCCCTTGCCTTGACGGCCGTTGCTCATTTCCCTGCAACCTTCTCGATCCCCGTGAAGCTCGATCCCTCGGCGAGGCTCAGGGGATGGCAAGAACTCGGCAACGAGGTGGCCGCAATCTATTCAGCTATGGCAGGAACGGGAAAGGTCTTTATCTTCTCCGACAGCTACCAGACGTCGAGTGAGCTCGCCTTTTATGTGAAGGGTCATCCCGTTACCTACTGTGCCAATCTGGGGAGGAGGATGAATCAGTATGACCTCTGGCCAGGTTTTCATCATCTCATCCATTATGACGGGATTTTTGTTACAATAGGCGATGTTGATCTGGACCCAAGAATCAGGGAGGCCTTCCAGGCTTTTGATAAACGTCTCCTCAAGGTTAACGACAAGGGGCGGCCTCTCCGTGAATATTCGATCTTCATATGCCGTGATTTTAGAGGCATGAGAAAGGAAGCGATAGGGAGTTATTGA
- a CDS encoding glycosyltransferase family 2 protein, with amino-acid sequence MAVSVVVPLYNEEENVEILHEKLKEALEAMGVEYEIIYVDDGSTDRTLTLLEQIQTKDSSVIALSLRRNFGQTAAFAAGFDFARGDVIVTMDGDLQNDPNDIPKLLELIKENDLVSGWRKRRKDPFFSRRLPSTIANWVISRVTGVKLHDYGCSLKAYRRDVIKNLRLYGEMHRFIPAVASWYGVRIAEIETAHHPRLRGKSKYGISRTVKVVLDLITVKFLQSFSTKPLQFFGTIGITGGFLGFILLFYLTIEKLILDKPIGGRPLLLLGALLIIVGFQFIGMGLLGEMIVRVYHETQRKPIYVIKKVLGPER; translated from the coding sequence ATGGCGGTATCAGTAGTCGTCCCTCTTTATAATGAGGAAGAGAATGTAGAAATCCTCCATGAGAAGCTCAAGGAAGCACTTGAGGCCATGGGAGTCGAGTACGAAATCATCTATGTCGATGACGGGAGCACTGACCGCACTCTGACACTCCTTGAGCAGATACAGACAAAGGATTCCTCGGTGATCGCCCTCAGCCTGAGGAGGAATTTCGGACAGACCGCTGCCTTTGCAGCGGGATTCGATTTTGCCAGGGGAGACGTCATCGTCACCATGGACGGCGACCTCCAAAATGACCCCAATGATATACCGAAACTCCTTGAACTCATAAAAGAAAACGACCTCGTGAGCGGATGGAGGAAGAGGAGAAAGGATCCCTTTTTCAGCAGAAGGCTGCCGTCGACTATAGCCAATTGGGTTATTAGCAGGGTGACGGGGGTCAAACTCCATGATTACGGCTGTTCCCTTAAGGCTTACCGGAGAGATGTCATCAAGAACCTGCGCCTCTACGGCGAAATGCACCGCTTCATCCCTGCCGTTGCGAGTTGGTACGGGGTGAGGATCGCGGAGATCGAAACCGCCCACCACCCAAGACTCAGGGGGAAGTCGAAATACGGCATATCAAGGACCGTGAAGGTTGTTCTCGACCTTATCACCGTCAAATTCCTCCAGAGCTTTTCTACGAAACCCCTCCAGTTCTTCGGCACCATAGGGATAACGGGTGGCTTTCTCGGCTTTATCCTGCTCTTCTATCTGACCATTGAAAAGCTCATCCTCGACAAGCCAATCGGAGGCAGACCCTTGCTTCTTCTCGGAGCACTTCTCATCATCGTGGGCTTCCAGTTTATCGGCATGGGCCTTCTCGGTGAGATGATCGTCAGGGTCTATCATGAGACCCAGCGCAAACCGATCTATGTCATAAAAAAAGTCCTTGGGCCTGAGAGATAA
- a CDS encoding lysylphosphatidylglycerol synthase transmembrane domain-containing protein, with protein sequence MAFIALKVLVSSGLLYAVISKAGIHKVSATISRIDPRSFALASMIYILSIFVSSLRWQLLLPKGFRLRKLFSLYLIGSFFNNILPGIVGGDAIKAYYLYRDTGKSSLSIASVFTDRYIGFAALMLLGLAAYPFGLNYFSGSYIEWVLPLIVLIFVTGSFVVFGLRIGNRFRLVSQFYDYLSFYKNQRITVLKTFFISLILQITNICAVYIICLGLKVDIPLLSLFIFIPIISTLATIPISISGLGVREASFVLLLGFLGVSPMHATAISFAWFLSVAVGSLPGLVEYLRYKRVA encoded by the coding sequence ATGGCGTTCATAGCCCTCAAGGTCCTCGTCAGTTCAGGCCTTCTCTATGCGGTCATATCAAAGGCAGGCATCCACAAGGTAAGCGCGACAATCAGCCGTATTGATCCCCGTTCCTTCGCTCTCGCGAGTATGATCTACATCCTCTCCATCTTTGTGTCAAGCCTGCGATGGCAGCTCCTTCTTCCCAAAGGCTTTCGCCTCAGAAAACTCTTTTCCCTCTATCTCATCGGATCATTTTTCAACAACATCCTCCCGGGGATCGTCGGTGGTGATGCGATCAAGGCTTACTATCTGTACCGTGACACCGGCAAGAGTTCCCTGTCCATCGCCTCCGTCTTTACGGACCGGTATATTGGTTTTGCGGCATTGATGCTCTTGGGGCTCGCGGCCTACCCCTTTGGCCTGAACTACTTCAGTGGTTCATACATAGAGTGGGTTCTGCCCCTCATCGTACTCATCTTTGTCACCGGAAGCTTCGTGGTCTTCGGGTTAAGGATCGGTAACAGGTTCCGTCTTGTGTCCCAGTTTTACGACTACCTTTCGTTCTATAAGAACCAGAGGATCACTGTCCTGAAGACCTTTTTCATCTCCCTCATACTACAAATAACAAACATCTGCGCCGTTTACATCATCTGTCTCGGACTAAAGGTGGACATCCCTCTGCTTTCGCTCTTTATATTCATCCCCATCATCTCGACGCTCGCAACCATACCGATCTCCATATCTGGTCTCGGGGTACGAGAGGCGTCTTTTGTCTTGCTCCTCGGTTTCCTTGGGGTCAGCCCGATGCACGCAACAGCCATATCCTTCGCCTGGTTTCTATCAGTTGCCGTGGGAAGCCTCCCGGGCCTCGTTGAATACCTCAGATACAAGAGGGTGGCGTGA
- a CDS encoding SprT family zinc-dependent metalloprotease: MNQITFGNKKISYLIKRGKRGKTVALHIHSDSTVLVLSPQSLEPEKIREIVSKRARWIVQKQEKLKRFNAGILKEFVSGESFPYLGRQYRLKILRSDGARGPTCKLVNGRFLIEIDRGIKGKAASRVVSESLLKWYMDHAKEKINERIERYTIPIGKKPLKIIIRDQAKRWASCSHSRIVRFNWKVIMTPISVFDYVVVHELCHLIHADHSAGFWEKVESVIPDYKRKREWLKENSMLLTEMMNTENRTIQFCLA, from the coding sequence ATGAACCAGATAACGTTCGGCAATAAAAAAATTTCTTATTTGATCAAGCGAGGCAAACGGGGGAAAACAGTTGCTCTGCATATACACTCGGATTCGACTGTTTTGGTTCTGTCTCCGCAATCTCTGGAACCAGAAAAGATAAGGGAAATTGTATCGAAACGAGCTCGCTGGATCGTTCAGAAGCAGGAGAAGCTGAAAAGATTCAACGCTGGCATCCTCAAAGAATTTGTAAGTGGGGAATCATTCCCTTATTTGGGCCGTCAATACCGCCTTAAGATTCTAAGGTCAGACGGTGCACGGGGGCCGACCTGTAAATTAGTAAATGGTAGGTTCCTGATTGAAATTGATAGAGGAATAAAAGGAAAAGCTGCATCAAGAGTTGTGTCTGAGAGCCTTTTGAAATGGTATATGGACCATGCGAAGGAAAAGATAAACGAACGGATTGAGAGATACACCATTCCTATAGGGAAAAAGCCCCTAAAAATAATCATTCGGGATCAGGCCAAGAGATGGGCGAGTTGTTCTCATTCCAGGATTGTTCGTTTTAACTGGAAGGTAATTATGACCCCAATATCGGTATTTGATTATGTAGTTGTCCATGAGCTTTGTCATCTTATACATGCTGATCACTCTGCTGGATTCTGGGAAAAAGTGGAATCTGTAATCCCCGATTACAAAAGAAAACGAGAATGGCTTAAAGAGAATAGCATGTTGTTAACAGAGATGATGAATACTGAGAATAGAACGATTCAGTTCTGCTTAGCGTAA